The DNA region TTGCCCGAACAATTCAATAATTCAATGCCTCGATCACTGCTAACGATGCGATATTTACCGTATTTCATCCGGCGGCGTGTACGCCGGTACCACATGAACAACCCATCGAAACCCAAGGCGCTCAACACAGCTTGCACGGCCTTGTACCAATACCGCAAGACGACGATAGGATAACGCCTGAATGCACGCAGAATTCTTCGCGTTGCGTCCCAGTATCGTCCCGAATCGATTAACCGACGAGCAGCATAAACATCAAGGCTGCCGTATACGCGATTTCGATTTTCGTCGATTATGGGAAACAAATCCTTTCGCGTTTCGGCGTCGGCAAGAAAATGTTCGGTATCCTCCACGAATTCTGCAGCCCGTGCAGCGGTCTTTGCATCCGAATGCGTTCGTTCAACAGCCCAAAAGGAGGGCACGTGAACAATGGGAGCGATTGAAGCGAAACGTATCCACAAAACGTGATCAAACACGAGAGGATATTCCTCTTCCAAACCTCCGATTCGATCGAAAATCTCTCGCCGCATAAAAACCGTTGGTTGCAGGAGTACTTCATTACACAGCAATTCAAGGAGGCTGAACGTGCGGTAATAATGCGGATCGAGCAATTGGCCTTGAGAATCGACCAAGTAGCCGTCTGCATAAACCATCCCTGCTTCAGGATGATCTACAAGCGCTTCTACTGCTTGGCTCACGGCTCCCGCCATGTACAAATCATCCGAATTTAGAAAAGCGAGGATTTCGCCCGTCGCGCGACGAAATCCTTTGTTCACGGCATGAGGATGGCCGCGATCCGGCTCAGATACCCAATACGATAATCGATCTGTATAGCGCTCGATGATCGACTGGCTGCCGTCCGTTGAACCGCCGTCGATCACAATATATTCAATATTCGGATAATCCTGGTTTAGAACTGACAGAAGGGTTTGTTCGATATTAGCAGCCTGGTTGAAGGAGGGAGTAACAATAGAAACCAGGGGTTGTGAACTGCTACGATTATTCATAGTCTTGAGCTCACGAGTTGCAGCACCGATGGCTCTGAAATCGAATTCCATCTCAATAATCCTACACACGCCATAGATTATTCATCCATCAAAGGGATCGACCATTCGGGGGCAAATTATAACACCGCCATTCGATCGATCACGGATTCGCATGCATCTCGGGATCCAGAAACAAGCAATACTGCGTCGGCTTGTGTTCGTACACGCGCGGCAATCCATCGAACATACCCCGATCCTGTGCACATGGCTGCAGAATTACAGCGCATGGTTGAAAATCCACGCCTTCGCTTCCATCGGCATACATGTCATCGATCGTCCATTCGATCCGTGGAGCATCCTTTGGTGCACCGAGCAGCACCCAAATCGGGTACTCGGCTTCGTTTCCAGTCAGTACCAGGCCAACCTGTGAACACTGCGATTCCAGGATACGCGTCGTGATATCAAGGTGCGGAGTTTTAAGATGGCCACCATCAGCGTAATACAAATCGATTCTGGATTCATGAAAAACGTTGTCGACGTAGGACTTCCCTGGCTGCTCGATGATCGGCCGCGAACGAATGTGACCCAACCACGGCCAGGAGGCTGCAAGTAAAATGACAGCCACGATGTTAATCAGTCGCTGCGGCATGATGTCGTAGAGCATGAATACCGCCCAAGGCGCGGCCATTATAAAAAACGGCTGGTGAAGGCGAGCGTTGTATAGCTGCCATTGGACCAACGAACTCACCAACACAAAAGAGCAGGCTACAGCCAGTCCGTATGCGAATACCTCCTTGGGTATGCTTTTCCTCCGCCAAATCGAAACGACAAACACGATTAAGATCAACAACGCTTGCAAGGGATTGGATGTTAAATCTTCGTGGGTCGAGGGCGGAAAAACTTTATATCGCTTACTATGTGTGGTTCTGGAATCCATAACATCGACGCCGATCAGTTGATGTACCTTTTCAACGAACAGATAGATTGCTTTGTTTACGTGGGGAGAGGGTGTACCGGCATGCAAACTCGCATTGCGCAAGGTGTTGGAGACGATGATAGGCAGATTGATTCCATCGGTGATCAATGCGGAAATACGGCCAGGAGGTCCAAAGGCGTTGCCGTAGTGTACCTGGTTCCGATAAAGATGCCCGGCGTTGAGCAGCGTGAAAAGGAAAACGGCAAGAAGGGTGGATCGAGCGAAGCGTTTGAAATTGCTGCGTCGAATAAGCGTGATTGTGATCAAAACCGCGAATGGCAAAGTGAAAGCATAGCCGGTTGGTTTTGTCAGGATGGCGAGACCGGCCGATAATGAAAGAATGACGATGGTCCAGATATCGTCTTCGTTTTTCATTACCGTGACGGATTCAACTGCAACGACGATCATCCAGAATGCGACGGCACAATCGGTCATCGTACTGGAGGCTTGAACGATGGCCAAGGGAAGGGTGGCCGTAAACAACATGCTGAAAAGTTGCGCCGTTCTCCCCAGATTGAAGCGTGAAGTGAGATACGAAACCCCAATGATACTGCCCAAGACAAAGAACCAGCTCACAGTCGTTACCAGGCGATCGCTCCCGGCCATAATGTAAAAATGAAGCTCGACGTATTCCAATCCCGGGGACATGTAGTTCTGGGGTTCAATTCCAGTGGTGTAATGTTGGATGGACTGATTTTGCGCCCAATGCGCCACTTTCGGCATATGATAATTGAGTGTATCCCACGTCTGTGGAGGCGAGT from Anaerolineales bacterium includes:
- a CDS encoding glycosyltransferase family 2 protein; amino-acid sequence: MEFDFRAIGAATRELKTMNNRSSSQPLVSIVTPSFNQAANIEQTLLSVLNQDYPNIEYIVIDGGSTDGSQSIIERYTDRLSYWVSEPDRGHPHAVNKGFRRATGEILAFLNSDDLYMAGAVSQAVEALVDHPEAGMVYADGYLVDSQGQLLDPHYYRTFSLLELLCNEVLLQPTVFMRREIFDRIGGLEEEYPLVFDHVLWIRFASIAPIVHVPSFWAVERTHSDAKTAARAAEFVEDTEHFLADAETRKDLFPIIDENRNRVYGSLDVYAARRLIDSGRYWDATRRILRAFRRYPIVVLRYWYKAVQAVLSALGFDGLFMWYRRTRRRMKYGKYRIVSSDRGIELLNCSGK
- a CDS encoding glycosyltransferase family 39 protein produces the protein MLLGLLPLAVLIGLILLLANLRPDSSWRRAGLHAAVLWGSYIVVTNELLSIWKAITRVSLVLAWSLPLLGIVVFFVLRSRRGRKVFLPHPEWPRGLTQVFLLLGLVCILCLTAVLAWYSPPQTWDTLNYHMPKVAHWAQNQSIQHYTTGIEPQNYMSPGLEYVELHFYIMAGSDRLVTTVSWFFVLGSIIGVSYLTSRFNLGRTAQLFSMLFTATLPLAIVQASSTMTDCAVAFWMIVVAVESVTVMKNEDDIWTIVILSLSAGLAILTKPTGYAFTLPFAVLITITLIRRSNFKRFARSTLLAVFLFTLLNAGHLYRNQVHYGNAFGPPGRISALITDGINLPIIVSNTLRNASLHAGTPSPHVNKAIYLFVEKVHQLIGVDVMDSRTTHSKRYKVFPPSTHEDLTSNPLQALLILIVFVVSIWRRKSIPKEVFAYGLAVACSFVLVSSLVQWQLYNARLHQPFFIMAAPWAVFMLYDIMPQRLINIVAVILLAASWPWLGHIRSRPIIEQPGKSYVDNVFHESRIDLYYADGGHLKTPHLDITTRILESQCSQVGLVLTGNEAEYPIWVLLGAPKDAPRIEWTIDDMYADGSEGVDFQPCAVILQPCAQDRGMFDGLPRVYEHKPTQYCLFLDPEMHANP